taagtctttccgctcccgggattggaatgactccttaccctctcccttaaaaacccacatcctttcgtctttccctctccttccctctttcctgatgaagcaacagtttgttgcgaaagcttgaattacgtgtgtatgtttgcgtttgtttgtgtgtctatcgacctgccagcacttttgttcggtaagtcacatcatctttgtttatgtgtgtgtgtgtgtgtgtgtgtgtgtgtgtgtgtgtaattcagaaGAAGACCTTGTGGGCAAAAGCTCACTTGTctagcagtctttctgttgtctatgactcaacatctccactatgtggtgagtagcaatctacgcTTTTCATGATATTCTCAATGTTATGAATTGTAAAGTTAATGTTGCAGTATGAGAGGAATAATAATGGGTTTTAGGTTTTTATTTCAGACAGGCATGTACCCTTATGTTACTGACAGAAGATAAAATAATTACAGCACTCAAACATAACATAGAATTATCATTCTTCCTAATGCGCATGTCAGCAAAGATCTATTTAACAGTAGACATTGAACAGTTACTGGGCAGTGCAGTGTTGTTAATGAGAAATGtgatctttctatttttattttattgtggtgatgatGCATGAGACAGACATCATTCATAATTTATTCTGCTTTGTTTTAGAATGTTCTTATAAAGAACAACGAGGAGTCAGGTGAAATGATAGCAGTTGTTGGTGACTTCGGACTTGCTGCTAAAATTCCAGATCCGATGTAAGTACTGCAGTAGTATTTTTAAACATTGTAGATCACAGCACAACTGATTTTAGTTCTGTGAGATTGTTAAGAAAAAGTCAAaagatttgtctaaaaataaagctTAAAATAAATTAGGTAGATTTTTAATGTGCTTTTCAGTGGTGGTCCAATCATGCACAGCAAATTAGGTGCCAATAGAGAATGCACATTCTCTTCCAAGATAATTGATAAATTTCTCAGACTGAAAAATTGTTGGAACTTTTTTACACCTTCTGGCATAGATGATAGAAATACATCGGAGCCATAGAACAGAGACTGCACAGTCTGTAGTTCTCTAAAATTCTAATTTAAGCATTGAGATTTAAATTCTCAAACGCATGTCAAATGTTTCTGTAATCtggtttatttcttacttttatacaaatcattttgacaaatatttggtcttttattatttatttcatttttatttatttattattttttgtttttgagttgttTGTAGGAAGTGTGGTATTTCTGGCACCTCATTTATCTTTGCAGCGTCTTCTCTTCTCGAAATGTCCTGAATTGAGTGCCTAATTCAAAAGGAAACCATTTtaacagttaaatatcacaccattGCAACTTTTTATGCACTATATTGTTAGGCCTTAAAGGAAGTAGTTTTTGACTCTTCCTTCATTTACATACCTAGTAGTAGCTGCACacgaaatatttcaattttacctcaagtcgtaattttttttcttaattactgtgattcatccaagcaattaaatatatttttgctaaATTAGACCTTCatgctggtcagtttgataccccatttgtccatttcccactcttcgtttgccTGTGAAAATTTGGACAAGCACACAcagtgtaatttatagggagttgTGTTTTTGCTtcactcaaacatttgaccaaaaagtGATGTGTTACACTATGAAGTGTAGATGTAAGTGGTGTTGAAGTATTGAAACTGTAGTAAACATTTGCAAGAAGTTGGAAGACTCAAAAAATGTAAAAGATTAGGAAGAAAAAGAGGTCACTAATTGTGGAGATATATGGATAACCTTGTTCTTGATCATATTAAGAAACATTATATTCTCTGTGTGGCATTCAAAACTTAATCTCTAGAAAGAATCCTGTGTTATCACTGTCTTAAACTTGGAAGGAAATTCCAGAAGGTGTTGTGGGTTAATATTTCTTTCCTTTTGCTATTCCCATCATTTCGTGAACACATTTTTTATAAGGTGTAAAGCAAATGTCATTCCTAGCTCTGAGGTGACTTCTTGCTTCTTCATACTGTTGACACCTCTGTAGTATGACACTTCATACCTCTTCTTGTAACACACACATTCAAATCATGTGAACAGGTTTACTTGATAGCATTTTATGGTCATTTATAGAAGTTCACAGTGATATTTATTAAATTGTATTAATTTCATTGATGTATGCTGTAGTGTTAGAATACAAGCAGTATGCATTACATGGGAacctaatttttctttttcaggtgTCCATATAGATTACCAACTGTTGGTTCACCCTATTGGATGTCGCCTGAATGCCTAAAAGGCCAGTGGTACAATGAAAAGTCTGATGTATTTTCATATGGTATAATCCTTTGTGAACTAATAGCCCGTGTTGAAGCAGATCCAGACATTCTTCCACGAACGGAAAATTTTGGTCTAGATTACTTAGCTTTCAGTGAAATGTGTGGTCCATGCcctccagaatttctaaaattagcaTTCTCATGTTGCACAGTAAGTATTTAGTTTCATTCTACAGTTTGTTGTAAACAAATGATAAAGCTTTGAATCTTCTCACTTCATTGTTGTAATTGGATGAGATGGTGTCATGTAAACATAGGTGTTAACTGATGAAGAACTAAAAATGGAAGTTCATGTATCAGAATTTTGAAGGGGGGGGATTATAGTTAGACAGGCTGTCACTATATGAAAGTAAGATAATGCACAGTTGAGTACATCTGACCTTTACGCGGTAGAAAGTATGGTATCTATTCAGTCTGTCAAGAATAATAACCTGTCCTCCTTTCTGTACTGGAACCAAAGGAGAGTTCACTTGCTACATTTCCTATCATTCTTAACTGTACTACTCATTCCACCTCTCAGTCAGGTATCTCATATTCCAGCTATACTACCTCCTTCTACCATCACTAGACATAAATTATCACAGTGCTTAACAAAGTACTCTCTTCAACCTCTTACTCTCTCTGACTCCTCCTCGTTCATCTTTTCCCCACTTGTCCTCATAATATGTGGGTCCCATTCAACCTGTAGTCAGAGAGACCTCCACTCTTTTCCAACTTTCACAAacctatctcactagggataagatagatactgcctacaggaaaattcttagagacctttggagaaaggagaaccacttgtacgaatatcaagagctcagatggaaacccagttctaagcaaagaagggaaagcagaaaggtggaaggagtatatagagggtctatacaagggcgatgtacttgaggacaatattatggaaatggaagaggatgtagatgaagatgaaatgggagatacgatactgcgtgaagaatttgacagagaaccgaaagatctgagtcgaaacaagaccccaggaatagacaacattccattagaactactgacggccttgggagagccagccctgacaaaactctaccatcgggtgagcaagaagaatattataattccagtcccaaagaaagcaggtgttgacagatgtgaaaattaccgaactatcagtttaataagtcacagctgcaaaatactaacgcgaattctttacagatgaatggaaaaactggtagaagccgacctcggcgaagatcagtttggattccgcagaaatgttggaacacgtgaggcaatactgaccctacgacttatcttagaaaatagattaaggaaaggcaaacatacgtttctagcatctgtagacttagagaaagctttttgactatgttgactggaatactctctttcaaattctaaaggtggcaggggtaaaatacaggggcgaaaggctatttacaatttgtacagaaaccagatggcatttattagagtcggggggcatgaaagggaagcagcggttgggaagggagtgagacagggttatagcctgtccccgatgttattcaatctgtatattgagcaagcagtaaaggaaacaaaagaaaaattcggagtaggtattaaagtccatggagaagaaataaaaacgttgaggttcgccgatgacattgtaattctgtcagagacagcaaaggacttggaagagcagttgaacggaatggacagtgtcttgaaaggaggatataagatgaacatcaacaaaagcaaaacgaggataatggaatgtagtcaaattaagttgggtgatgctgagggaattagattaggaaatgagacacttaaagtagtaaaggagttttgctatttggggagcaaaataactgatgatggtcgaagtagagaggatataaaatgtagactggcaaaggcaagaaaaatgtttctgaagaagagaaatttgttaacatcaagtatagatgtaagtgtcaggaagtcgtttctgaaagtatttgtatggagtgtagccatgtatggaagtgaaacatggccgataaatagtttggacaggaagagaatagaagcttttgaaatgtggtgctacagaagaatgctgaaaattagatgggtagatcacataactaatgaggaggtattggagaggattggggaaaagaggagtttgtggcacaacttgacaagaagaagggaccggttggtaggacaagttctgaggcatcaagggatcacaactttagcattggagggcagcgtggagggtaaaaatcgtagagggagaccaagagatgaatacactaagcagattcagaaggatgtaggttgcagtaggtactgggagatgaagaagcttgcacaggatagagtagcatggacacctgcatcaaaccagtctcaggactgaagacaacaacaacatcttcctcTGGTACCTGAGGCAGGAAACAACAGTACCAAATGCTAGATTggaatatttttctatttttaaatgagTGCATCTGTAGTATGGCAATTTTTGACTAACTTAATGGGATACTGATGTTTGACACCATTTATATAATTTAATATGTCTAGCAGAAAACCATTCTCTGTATACCAGTGGTTCTTAAAGAGGTGTAGGTTTCCTTATTATCTCTTCAGGTAATTTTAACTGGAGTAAATTGTGTATCTAGTTAACATTTCAAATTGTATGCTGCACCTAATAATttacattatcattattattattttgcagtttGAGCCAAAAAGCCGTCCATCTTTCGCAGAAATTGTTATCCGTCTTAATCGAATCATTGCTGATTATGAACTCCAGCAGAAACAGCAACAAGAACAGCAGGAAATACAAATCTTGGGCTGTGCTTCACTACCAGTAGATCGTGTCTGTGCTGCAGCACCTGCGGTAGCAGGTGCTCGAAGTGAAGAGGTTATTTCATGTGCAGGAACTGGAGCTGCTCCAGAAGAACGTGATGCTGCACAGCTCAAGAAAGGTGACCAACATTACATTATTTATGATAGTTATGGAGGCAACAAATGATGTATTGCCTCCGTACCACACTCATGGTTGCTTTCCccaagccaattttgttcagaatcaTGTATGACTGtatcaccagcagcagcagcagcagcagcagcagcagaaacaaaAACTGCATCAGTGTCATATATGGATAAAGGCTGCCTCTAGACTTTTTGGTGCATTGCAATCATTATCCTTGTTATCGCTTTGTGTTTTCTAATGTAATAGATCCTTATTCCATTTATCTTTTCTTACCTCTTGGATTTCCCCACCTATTAGTCCCAGTCACTTCTACAGTAATTTCCAGTTTGTATCTTTCCATTGATCACTGAGAACccctagtttttatttttttaaattaactccATGACTCGCTGCCGTAAGGAAAACAGCTAATACACGTGGGTTGTAAACAACCTGTTCACAGCTTATTGAAAATatagttttcaaattttgtttAGTTTACCAAAAACAGTGCTGGACATTTCTACTTGTCCTTTAATTGTTATTGTCAGTCAGTGATTGTTGTCAACAGGGTCTGTGATTTTGTTGTTAGTTTCTAGAGTTCCTTTATCGAAATGTAGGTTAAACATTATTTTGTCATATTGTAATTGCTTTCAAATTTATTTTCATACTTGATCCATTATTTTCTTCCATTCATTGTTGAAGTTTAGCTGCAGTGAAGGCAAACAATATAATGCCATCAGCAAAACAAAGCTGGTTAAGATCCATTGCATCATACTGTTGGGATAATAACAGTTAAATACAGCTACCCTCAGTTTCAAGCAGAAAAAAACTGATCTCAGAAATGAACTTTGTTTATTCATTCAGAAATGTGCCGTGGAAATACATTCAGTATGAAAGAAAATTTCTCACATACAGAAGTACACAGTTAGGCTAATACAGGTTTCTTAcccatgatcaaattgtaaactgTTGTTTGATGAATTTAACATTTCTGTTGTAGCTTCACTGCACCTATTTGTTCTTGTGGCATTTGTGGTAAATACTCTCTTGCAATGCAAAAGAAAAATAGTTACCTAGCATCAGTTtcttctttcagggttattgtttgTGTCCTTCAGTTTTCTGTGTCTACTACCAGCCAGTTGTTAGGGCCAAACTTTCAAAGGGAGCTGAGTTAGTACCATAAGTGGTTGAGGTTACACCAATGCATCTTGTGCTGCTATACTCTTTTCCCATCATGTTGTTTGGTGGCTTATGTTAGTGGATGGATTTCTAAGTAAATGCCAAAACATAATATTTGTGATGTGTGAAAAAGGTTGCAAGGAAAAAAAGTGTATGTTATTGGGTTTCCATCTACCCCAGCAAGGAAATAGAGACAAATAGGAGATCATTTAATCTTTGGAATTCTTATTTACAATGAGAAGAAAAGTACGTGTTGTGATGGTatgcaaggagggggggggggatttaaatgGGGAGTACTTCAGATATTGAGTTCTCATTATTGTAAAGAGAAAATTTGATTCTTTGTCCTTGAACTAAAAATGTGGTAATTGTTAGACTTGGCTCGTATAAGTAGCTGTCATTGTTAATGATTAAAAATTATGAAGCATGCATTGTTACTATGTTCATTCAGTATACTGtatcattttaaaataatttaatatcCTAAACCTGAAATAACATTTGACATTCAGGTGATATTTGTCAAATTTTTATGTCTAAGGGTGTTGAGAGATGCAATTTCGTTTAACACTTGTTTTGTCTTTACAGTGTGCCATCGTCGATCTTGGTCTGAAGATGTTGGCAACTTGGTGTTCCCAATGCATACTGCACCAAGTGAAAAGGCCCGCTGCCATTTTGTGGTGACGCCAAAGCATGTGGGAGAGAGCATGGTGCGGCAGGACCCGCACTACAAACCATCTCGAGCTAATCCCTTTGCTGCTCTGTCCCAGTTCAGAGGAGTGAAGAAAATTCTGGGAGGCCTTAATAAAGGCAGCAGCTCTAGCTCATTCATGGCGGGACCAGGAGGAGATTTGTTTTCATCGTGCTTTGAGCTGCCATCACCATTCTATGGCCCAACACCTCCAAGTACACCAACAGCAGAAACTGATTCCATCCACGAGGCATCTATTTCAGGAATAAAAGGCGACTCAGTTGTCCAATCCTCACCAGATGACAGTGATTCAGCAACTGGTGTGCTGAAAGTTCAGAAGATAAACCAACCGCTTTCTCTGCCATCTTCACCTACAATGATGCGCAgaagaattttcttaaatatgAAAAACTTATCAACACCTCGGCTTGCATCAAGCACTTTTTCTTCAGATGAAGAAAGTAacataccaaagaaaaatcaagtgaCATCAAACAGCCAAAAAACTTGtgctgaaataaatacgaagtgtgtTACTGTTGAAGATAGTGACATGGATTCTTCTAATTTAATGTTATCACATCCATTGTTTATAGCTAGTGAGAGTGCAAAGTCTGAATCACTTTCAGAGACTTGTACGTTACAAGATTCTCAGCATACACCACTTTTTATTAATCACAGGGTATGTTCATCAAGCTTAAATCTTGCTGATGCCGGTGTCCTTTTGACAGAGGACCCTGGTGGAGGACTTGGCCTTCCAACCACATTAAGACGAAGAGGGTCCTGTGAATCAGGCTTCTTTAGTAGTGTTAGCGAAGATTTTACTATTACGGCCGGGGACTTGTTACTGCCCTCTGAATTTGGAAGTATTCACACAGTGCCCCGTAGCCATCATAACACTTCATCAGCGACACTCTCGTCTTCCTCAGCAGCGTCATCTTTGTTTCTGTTGGATGATTCTGCAAACTCAACTACTACTGTGAGTTCTTTGAGATCAGGTAGTGGTGAACTTTGTGACTTTGATGAACTCAGTACTCCTGGTGGCATTGTGGCTCGTAGTACACCTCATCACCATTCTCTTATTTATTCAGCGAAGCGGTCATCATCCATCTATACTGACAGCTCAGAAGATATATCTAGTTTAGGTGGGAGTGATATTTCCTACTGGGAGGACAGGAATTGCAGTGCACGACCTCGTCACATAAGCAGAATAGTGGAATACTTTGAAAGAAAACAAAGTGGTGCAGCAACAAACTCTGTGTCCAGATTGTCAAGTACTGCAGAGAGAGGCACTTCAGTGTGGGAATTACCTGATggatctttctctgtgaaacaccaAAGAGAACTGCTTTTCCATCAAGGTACTTGTGGGAGCAGGAATTCACCAGTAGACTTTGCACGTCGTATGGAAAGCTCAAATTTGAATGATGCTATACGTTCCTCAAAAATTGCTCTTCTCCGAAAATCTTTGGAGAAGGCTGCTATTGCTCAACAACAGGCTTCTCATCATCAAGGGAGGTCTGTACCTGGTGCACATAATGATCGAACTTTGTGCACAAAACGAACTGTTAATGCAACACAGAGATTGATGATTTGTGAAGGAGCAGTTCGTTCAAAACTGCCTCTGTTTGATAAAAAGTAAAGTGTGGTAATAAGTCATAAAAGTGTCCTGCCATTTATAACGTGTTGTTGATGGTGTAAGTATATTTGTAAAAGGGATAAATACAAGTACATATCCATCGCAGTTCAACAGCTGTGAATGCATCATAAACTGTattacattttaattgttttattcaATAGCAGTTGCTTTATTTGATTTTTATCAGGGGATGAGCttctaaaaaaggaaataattcagtcattttccttttttcataatactgtttatataaaatatatttctgaaatttcAACCGAAATTTTAGTTTTCTCTTGAATTGGTGACTGTTTTCtattcatataaaaattatttcacaattattCCAGTAAGTTATGTCTACCTCGGAGTACAATTGTTGGTAACATACATACGTTACATTGTTATTAGCTTGGTAAATAATGTACGCTTCTCATATATTTTGAATTTCGTTAATGTACATGTATTGTGTTTATTGTTTGTGTGGCATGCATTTTTATTTCTTAGCAAAAAAAGGAAATGTTGTGTATCAGGTACACTgttataaaaattgtgctgaatacaCATCAGGAGACAGGAAACTACACCTATTTTTCAACCAATGTCCTGGTGAAACAATTTGTTTTACAAAATTTGTGTTGTTAACAAGCACAATTCATATTTTTCTCTAATGGACCCACATTTTCAGCAGAAACAGTGAGAAATTTTTTGTATGGAAACAGAGTTTAACCAGTAAAGATCACCCAGTGCAAAAGTAAAACTAATATTTTTTCagtattaatgaattttttaatTTGAGTATGTGTTTTGAGTTTTTCTGATTTATGTACCCATTTCAGTTAATAAATTAGCTGAAAtgtgttaaaattattattttgtgtactcttttgtgttattatttatttcttggGCTATCAAGAATAAATGCTagtttttgttaaattttaacaTTTCTGTAACCTGTTCGTAGGCATTTTCTTATTATTGAAATGGAATGTGAAGATCATCAGTATTACTACCAGTTGAGTTCTGGTCTACATTTCTGTATTAGGGTCATTGTTATCTAGTGATATGCTGACAGATTAGATATATAATGTATTTTTAATAAAAGAATTGCCAAAATTCAACTttgacaggaactcatttttgtCGTTAATGATATTTCGTACACCATAAGTTTGTATactagttttaaaaattaaaaaagtctGAAATACTAAATGTTGAAATGACCATGTGTTAGTGGCTGTTGAAAAGTGTCTCAAGAAGCGCAACTGTTGTGACACACTGTCATTTGAGGCTTTGACATTGCTCTTCAGTCTGCAAAAAATGTGAGCAGCGATCAGTGGCCTTCATTTTGTTACCTCAGAATAATTTAGTTCcaaatttttgcaaatatttcACCATGTATGATGTGATATTTGGAATCTTAGATATTCCATTAATAGGTAACCGTCTAAAGTTTGACAGTTATCGTTTCTAATAAACGTATTTCAAAAACTGTATCAATTAATGTATGTCATGAATTTTGCCAAAAATCCTAAAAGTGTGAGAAGTGCCTATATGATAAAGAGAAGTTTTATAAGGGTTTGTGTCATAATGGTTGTGTATTGTAATTTTTACCACTGATAAGGACTCAAAATGATCAACTTAATGGAGACACCAGAATGGTTGAGAATAAAAAAATATCAAACTCAATAGAAATGAATCGGTAGTTGAGCATTGCCACTTGAGGTTTGGT
This Schistocerca nitens isolate TAMUIC-IGC-003100 chromosome 1, iqSchNite1.1, whole genome shotgun sequence DNA region includes the following protein-coding sequences:
- the LOC126262657 gene encoding uncharacterized protein LOC126262657, with product MLGQPNSRGSDSGYCELQPASERHFQICDTDLIPPLHPAGVAKEDVEGNSGTTKNNRMTGSSCQALRHAVSALNRLDDFTCEKIGSGFFSEVFKVTHRTTGQVMVLKMNLLRSNRPNMLKEVQLMNKLSHPNILGFMGVCVHEGQLHALTEYINGGSLEQLIQNSSVELPHLTRMKLALDIARGMEYLHSRGVFHRDLTSKNVLIKNNEESGEMIAVVGDFGLAAKIPDPMCPYRLPTVGSPYWMSPECLKGQWYNEKSDVFSYGIILCELIARVEADPDILPRTENFGLDYLAFSEMCGPCPPEFLKLAFSCCTFEPKSRPSFAEIVIRLNRIIADYELQQKQQQEQQEIQILGCASLPVDRVCAAAPAVAGARSEEVISCAGTGAAPEERDAAQLKKVCHRRSWSEDVGNLVFPMHTAPSEKARCHFVVTPKHVGESMVRQDPHYKPSRANPFAALSQFRGVKKILGGLNKGSSSSSFMAGPGGDLFSSCFELPSPFYGPTPPSTPTAETDSIHEASISGIKGDSVVQSSPDDSDSATGVLKVQKINQPLSLPSSPTMMRRRIFLNMKNLSTPRLASSTFSSDEESNIPKKNQVTSNSQKTCAEINTKCVTVEDSDMDSSNLMLSHPLFIASESAKSESLSETCTLQDSQHTPLFINHRVCSSSLNLADAGVLLTEDPGGGLGLPTTLRRRGSCESGFFSSVSEDFTITAGDLLLPSEFGSIHTVPRSHHNTSSATLSSSSAASSLFLLDDSANSTTTVSSLRSGSGELCDFDELSTPGGIVARSTPHHHSLIYSAKRSSSIYTDSSEDISSLGGSDISYWEDRNCSARPRHISRIVEYFERKQSGAATNSVSRLSSTAERGTSVWELPDGSFSVKHQRELLFHQGTCGSRNSPVDFARRMESSNLNDAIRSSKIALLRKSLEKAAIAQQQASHHQGRSVPGAHNDRTLCTKRTVNATQRLMICEGAVRSKLPLFDKK